From a single Stackebrandtia endophytica genomic region:
- a CDS encoding MazG-like family protein, translating to MTDTIWTTVDSFTDWLDRANGTDEHEITMRILKLTEEAGEAAAAWIGARGGNPRKGVTHTRDDVADELADVALSAMVAIASLRMDPDAVLTRRARVIAERMPDPADAPSRAACENRST from the coding sequence GTGACCGACACGATCTGGACCACGGTGGACAGCTTCACCGACTGGCTCGACCGAGCCAACGGGACCGATGAACACGAGATCACCATGCGCATCCTCAAACTGACCGAGGAAGCCGGTGAGGCTGCCGCCGCCTGGATCGGCGCCCGGGGAGGCAATCCCCGCAAAGGGGTCACCCACACACGCGACGACGTCGCCGACGAACTCGCCGACGTCGCCCTGTCGGCGATGGTCGCCATCGCCAGTCTGCGCATGGACCCCGACGCGGTGCTCACCCGACGGGCTCGCGTGATCGCCGAGCGGATGCCCGACCCGGCCGACGCCCCATCCCGCGCCGCCTGCGAAAATCGGTCAACGTGA